A segment of the Lactobacillus sp. ESL0700 genome:
GCTGGGAGTCAACACCTTTACGGTGAAGAAGCTTTAAATCAAGTTGCAGAAGATTCTAAAAAAATTGTTGCTAGTCTAAATGAAAATGGCAATTTACCATATAAAATTGTGTTTAAAGAAGTTTTGACAACTGCTGATGAAATTACTAAGTTTATGAAAGAAGCTAATTACGATGACAATGTTGCCGGTGTAATTACCTGGATGCATACTTTCTCACCAGCTAAGAATTGGATTCGTGGTTCACAATTATTGCAAAAGCCACTGCTGCACTTTGCTACACAATACTTAAATTACATCCCTTACGAAACAATGGACTTTGACTACATGAACTTGAATCAAAGTGCTCACGGTGACCGGGAATATGGCTATATTAACGCTCGCTTGAATATGCATAATAAGGTTGTTTATGGTCACTGGCAAGATCCAGAAGTTGTAAAGCAAATTGCTGACTGGGAAGATGTTGCCGTTGCTTATGACGAATCATTTAAGACTAAGATTTGTCGTTTTGGTGATACGATGCGGAATGTTGCCGTTACAGAAGGTGACAAGGTTCAAGCACAAATTCAATTAGGTTGGACAGTTGATTACTATCCTGTTGGTGACTTAATTGATGAAATGGATAAAGTTAAAGAATCTGAAATTGATGACGAATATGCTGACCTGAAGTCGCGCTACATTATGGTTCAGGGTGATATGGATGCAAAAGCTTATGAAGATACTGTTCGCTATCAATTAAGACAATATATTGCTCTAAAACGTTTCCTTGAACGTGGTGGTTATACCGCATTTACGTCAAACTTTGAAGACTTGCACGGAATGAAACAATTGGAAGGTTTGTCAGCTCAATTGATGATGCGTGATGGCTATGGCTTTGCTGGTGAAGGTGACTGGAAGACTGCCGGATTGTTGCGGATCTTCAAGATTATGACACACAACAAGAGAACTGCATTTATGGAAGACTATACTCTTGATTTGCGTAAGGGTCATGAAGCTATTTTAGGTTCACACATGCTTGAAGTTGACCCATCAATTGCTTCTGAAAAGCCACGGGTTGAAGTTCACCCATTAGACATTGGTGGTAAGGATGATCCTGCACGTTTGGTATTCTCCGGTGGTGAAGGCGACGCTGTTGATGTAACTTTGGCTGACTTCCGTGATAACTTCAAGATTGTTACTTATCCAGTAATTGGTCATAAAGCTGAGGAGACACCACACTTACCTGTTGCTAAGCAAATGTGGACACCAAAACCTGGCCTTAAAGAAGGTGCCACTAAGTGGATTCATGCTGGTGGTGGTCACCATACTGTAATGTCATTTGCAGCTACTGAGGAACAAGTTCGCGACTTAGCTACAATGTATGGCGTTAACTTATGTGATATTGAATAAAACTAATATTATAAATAAAATAAAAACTTCAGTAGACATTTAAATCTACTGAAGTTTTTATTTTATTTGATGGGAACCAATTCAATGGTTTTCATTATTTCTTTAACATTATTTTTTTGAACAAAGCCTGTTTTTGTCTCCATAGCGTTTGCTGTTCCTGAAGCAATTGCCCAACGGATAGCAGATTCGAAATCAAGCTGTTTGTCTAATGCATATAATAATCCACCGACAACTGAGTCACCAGATCCTTCAGTGTTTACTACCTTTACTGGATTAAACTTAACTTGAAAGAAATGCTCATGATGTTTAACTAATGCACCTTTGTCACCTAATGAAACAATAATATTTTGAATTTTATTTAGATTGCTTTGAGTGATTTCCTCTTTTAAAGCGTAACAATCATAAGTTACTGTAGTTGAAAGAAGATCTGCAATTTCTTGTTCATTAGGTTTAATAAAGTCAGGCAACAAGTTGCTTTTTAATACTTCTGTTAAAGCTTTACCGGAAGTGTCCAAAATGATTTTTATCTTTGGGTCTAATGTTCTAATTAGACTAATAATTCGTGTATAAAAATTAGTAATTTGAGTAGGAGGTAAACTGCCATTTAAAGAAATTGCTGAAATTTTGTTATTGCCTATTAATGATTTTAATTTATTGAGTAAATGTGTAAAGTTTAATGAAGATAAATAGTCTCCATGTTCATTAATTTCTGTTTTTTTATTATTTTGTTGAATTATTGTGTAGCAATTGCGGGTGTTACCAGTAATCTTAATAAAATCAGCAGTATATTGATCTTCACGTGCTTGATCTTCAATATATTGACCGTTGTAACCTGCTAAAAAACCTGTTGCTGCAGTTTTTGCACCAAGATTAGATGCAACACGAGCAGCATTAATTCCTTTACCACCAACCATCTTTTTTATTAAATTGACTCGATTAAGTGAGCCTACTTTTAACTCTTTGAGTTGGTATAGACGGTCAACGGATGGGTTGACTGTAATTGTAATATCCATTATCTATTCCTATTCTAAATTATTAGTAAATCATTTTAATATATTTTGAATATTTCTTAACTTTTTCATTTTCAATTTCTGGATCTGTTACCAAACAATCAAATTTATCTAGTTTTTGAAAAGTTATAATATCTGAATGATCTAATTTAGTATGATCCGCTACAACAAATGATTTTTCAGAATGAGCAATGGCAATATTTTGAATGTTGCCTTCAGGTATTGTGCTTGTTGTAACACGATTTTCACTGATTCCATTGGTAGAACATAATGCATAATCTAAATTAAGACCATTAAAAATATTTTCAGCTTTTTCTCCCAAGAATTCTTCGGTATTTCTGTGTAATTCACCACCGGTAAGTAATAAACGGCAGTCACTTTTATTTATTTCATTAAAAGCTGGTAGACTGTTAGTTACAAAAGTCAAATTCTTCGGTATTAATAGAGGTACTGCCATTAATAAAGTAGTCCCCGCACCTAAAAAAATTGTTGAGTTATTAGTAATTTCATTTGCTAATAATTTGGCAATTTCTTTTTTTTCAACAATATTTTTCTTTAATTTTTCGTTTGTTGTTGATTCTGTCTGATTATTGCTTTGAGCACCACCATAAATCCTGGTTATTTTTCCCTGTTCTTCTAAGCGCTTAAGATCACGTCTGATAGTCATTGGTGAAACTTGTAAATTTTTTGCAATATCAACAGTTGTCATAAACCCTGTTTTACTTAGAATATTGTTAATCTCTGTTAATCTTTTTTCTTGTAAACTCACAAAATCACTTCTTCATACTAGAATTATATTACACACATAGTATAGCAAACATTCTTGAACAATAAAAGTAATTCTGTGTTTATCTTTGTTAAATTTAGGTTGACAATGTTCAACTTAGGTATTATATTGAAAACGTATACAGAATAAGAAAGGAGGTTTAAGTATTGTTTTACGAAAATTTAATTGATTTAAATGTTTCTGTGTCTAGTGAAGAGCAGTTATTTGATTTAGTGGGGTTAAGAGCCATCAATTTGGAGTATGCAAACTTAGGTTATATTACGAGTCTTGAGAAGAGGGAGCTCTCTTATCCGACTGGATTAAAGTTCCCGAAAATATCCTTAGCATTGCCACATGTGGATCCACAATATGTCAAACGACCATTTATATATATTGCGAGAACTACTCAACCATTAAAATTAAGACAAATGGGTGATAATGCTGAAATTACAGCTAGTGATTTTTTATTTTTGGGTCTAAAGAATGGCAAAAAGCAACCTGAATTGCTATCTCAAATAATTTCAGCTTTTCAAGATGAAAACTTTGTTGGGCAATTTAAAGGAATAAGTACTACTGAAAAGATGCTTCAGTTAGTTGAAAGAAAGTTTGAGGGATTATCAAAATGAAAACTATTTTAGTTTGTTGTGGAACGGGCGTTGCTACTAGTCCTCAAGTCGCTAATAAAATTAATGATTTTTTAGCAGACCAAGGATTAGATCAAATTGCTAAAGCTACGCCAGAGCCTGTTGCAGAAGCCAAAGGATCTGTTGAAAATGATGCTAATGTCATTATTTATGTTGGCATTGCTCCAGCTGATGGGGAACTTCAAGAAGCACTTGATCAAAACAACGTTGTTGGTATGGTAGGTTTACCATGGCTAACCGGTATGGGACAAGATGAAGCTAATCAAAAAGTAGCTGATATTGTTAAACAGGCAAAATAACAAATCGTATAGGAGATGATTTGAATGGACTGGAACGCGATAGTTCAAGGAATTTTAAGCGTTGGAGCTCAAGTATTAATTCCAATTTTAATTATGATTTTGGGACTAATATTTGGAATGAAGCCTTCTAAGGCTGTAACCTCTGGACTTTATCTAGGAACTGGATTTATTGGTATGTCAATGGCAATAAATCAATTGACTCAAACTGTTAGTCCTGCTGCTAAAGCTTTAGCTAAATATACTGGAATTAATTTACCTGCAGTAGATTTTGGCTGGACTGGTGCAGCTTCAATTACATGGAGTTGGACATTAGCTT
Coding sequences within it:
- the araA gene encoding L-arabinose isomerase; its protein translation is MLSIPKYEFWFAAGSQHLYGEEALNQVAEDSKKIVASLNENGNLPYKIVFKEVLTTADEITKFMKEANYDDNVAGVITWMHTFSPAKNWIRGSQLLQKPLLHFATQYLNYIPYETMDFDYMNLNQSAHGDREYGYINARLNMHNKVVYGHWQDPEVVKQIADWEDVAVAYDESFKTKICRFGDTMRNVAVTEGDKVQAQIQLGWTVDYYPVGDLIDEMDKVKESEIDDEYADLKSRYIMVQGDMDAKAYEDTVRYQLRQYIALKRFLERGGYTAFTSNFEDLHGMKQLEGLSAQLMMRDGYGFAGEGDWKTAGLLRIFKIMTHNKRTAFMEDYTLDLRKGHEAILGSHMLEVDPSIASEKPRVEVHPLDIGGKDDPARLVFSGGEGDAVDVTLADFRDNFKIVTYPVIGHKAEETPHLPVAKQMWTPKPGLKEGATKWIHAGGGHHTVMSFAATEEQVRDLATMYGVNLCDIE
- a CDS encoding 1-phosphofructokinase family hexose kinase, which translates into the protein MDITITVNPSVDRLYQLKELKVGSLNRVNLIKKMVGGKGINAARVASNLGAKTAATGFLAGYNGQYIEDQAREDQYTADFIKITGNTRNCYTIIQQNNKKTEINEHGDYLSSLNFTHLLNKLKSLIGNNKISAISLNGSLPPTQITNFYTRIISLIRTLDPKIKIILDTSGKALTEVLKSNLLPDFIKPNEQEIADLLSTTVTYDCYALKEEITQSNLNKIQNIIVSLGDKGALVKHHEHFFQVKFNPVKVVNTEGSGDSVVGGLLYALDKQLDFESAIRWAIASGTANAMETKTGFVQKNNVKEIMKTIELVPIK
- a CDS encoding DeoR/GlpR family DNA-binding transcription regulator; the encoded protein is MSLQEKRLTEINNILSKTGFMTTVDIAKNLQVSPMTIRRDLKRLEEQGKITRIYGGAQSNNQTESTTNEKLKKNIVEKKEIAKLLANEITNNSTIFLGAGTTLLMAVPLLIPKNLTFVTNSLPAFNEINKSDCRLLLTGGELHRNTEEFLGEKAENIFNGLNLDYALCSTNGISENRVTTSTIPEGNIQNIAIAHSEKSFVVADHTKLDHSDIITFQKLDKFDCLVTDPEIENEKVKKYSKYIKMIY
- a CDS encoding PTS sugar transporter subunit IIA; amino-acid sequence: MFYENLIDLNVSVSSEEQLFDLVGLRAINLEYANLGYITSLEKRELSYPTGLKFPKISLALPHVDPQYVKRPFIYIARTTQPLKLRQMGDNAEITASDFLFLGLKNGKKQPELLSQIISAFQDENFVGQFKGISTTEKMLQLVERKFEGLSK
- a CDS encoding PTS galactitol transporter subunit IIB; amino-acid sequence: MKTILVCCGTGVATSPQVANKINDFLADQGLDQIAKATPEPVAEAKGSVENDANVIIYVGIAPADGELQEALDQNNVVGMVGLPWLTGMGQDEANQKVADIVKQAK